Proteins encoded within one genomic window of Bacillus thuringiensis:
- a CDS encoding sodium-dependent transporter produces the protein MNSQQWTSKLGFVLAAAGSAIGLGAIWKFPYMAGIGGGGAFFLIFIGFTLLIGLPLLLAEFVIGRSTQKEAVDAYREIAPKTLWPWLGKLGIVTCFILLSFYSVVGGWIILYLWNAITGRLWEGNGAYEATFGEIISNPYLAVGSQLLFILITIFIVSKGVQNGVEKVNKYFMPALFVLFFVLIVRALTLDGAGEGVRFFLQPDFSHVTSEIILYAMGQSFFSLSVGVAVMVTYSSYLPKEESLPRSAFSIVALTLVITLLAGLAIFPVVFAFGMEPSQGPGLLFIVLPAIFSKMAFGKLFFIVFLLLFFFATITSAISMLEISVASLTAKGKGKREKMALIVGLLIFVVGVPSALSFGILSDLKIFGKTVFDLADYAVSNVLMPLGVLLVSIFVPLKMKKDVLMKELGVSKNKGYKLFVLWLFLLRFIAPIAIIIVFLNVLGII, from the coding sequence ATGAATTCACAGCAATGGACATCGAAATTAGGTTTCGTATTAGCTGCAGCAGGTTCAGCAATTGGTCTAGGGGCGATTTGGAAGTTCCCTTATATGGCCGGAATTGGAGGGGGCGGCGCATTCTTCCTTATTTTCATCGGTTTCACATTATTAATTGGTTTACCGCTATTATTAGCTGAATTCGTTATCGGAAGAAGTACACAAAAAGAGGCTGTTGATGCGTATAGAGAAATCGCACCAAAAACACTATGGCCATGGTTGGGGAAATTAGGGATTGTAACATGTTTCATATTACTTTCTTTCTACAGTGTTGTAGGAGGCTGGATTATATTATATTTATGGAATGCAATTACAGGTAGACTATGGGAGGGAAATGGAGCATACGAAGCTACATTTGGTGAAATCATTTCCAATCCGTATTTAGCAGTTGGATCACAGCTATTATTCATTCTTATTACTATTTTTATCGTAAGTAAAGGTGTACAAAATGGTGTTGAAAAAGTAAATAAATATTTCATGCCAGCACTATTCGTTTTATTCTTTGTATTAATCGTTCGTGCACTTACATTAGACGGTGCTGGAGAAGGAGTTCGTTTCTTCTTACAACCTGATTTCTCACATGTAACATCAGAAATTATTTTATATGCAATGGGACAATCATTCTTCTCGCTATCTGTCGGTGTAGCCGTTATGGTAACGTATAGCTCATACTTACCGAAAGAGGAAAGTTTACCGCGTTCAGCATTTTCTATTGTAGCTTTAACATTAGTAATTACATTACTTGCAGGGCTAGCAATTTTCCCAGTTGTATTCGCATTTGGGATGGAACCATCTCAAGGACCGGGGCTATTATTTATCGTATTGCCAGCTATTTTCAGTAAAATGGCATTCGGAAAATTATTCTTCATCGTTTTCTTATTACTCTTCTTCTTTGCGACTATTACATCAGCGATTTCGATGTTAGAAATTAGCGTTGCATCTTTAACTGCAAAAGGTAAAGGGAAACGTGAAAAAATGGCTTTAATCGTAGGGTTATTAATCTTCGTTGTTGGAGTGCCATCAGCATTATCATTTGGTATATTAAGTGATCTGAAGATTTTCGGAAAGACAGTCTTTGATTTAGCGGATTATGCAGTTAGTAACGTACTAATGCCACTTGGTGTTTTATTAGTTTCCATCTTTGTTCCTTTAAAAATGAAGAAAGATGTATTAATGAAAGAGCTTGGTGTAAGTAAAAATAAAGGCTATAAACTGTTCGTGTTATGGTTATTCTTACTTCGCTTTATCGCACCAATTGCAATTATTATCGTATTCTTAAATGTACTTGGCATTATTTAA
- a CDS encoding CD3324 family protein, giving the protein MKYVKAATVLPESLIAEIQKYIQGETIYIPKQETKHYKWGARSGGRKQLDERNKAIKEAFKSGISVHQLAEEYFLSGETIKKIVYSK; this is encoded by the coding sequence ATGAAATACGTTAAAGCAGCGACGGTTTTACCAGAGAGTTTAATTGCTGAAATTCAAAAGTATATACAAGGTGAAACAATTTACATTCCAAAACAAGAAACAAAGCATTATAAATGGGGTGCACGATCTGGAGGAAGAAAACAATTAGATGAAAGAAATAAAGCGATTAAAGAAGCGTTTAAAAGTGGGATTTCTGTTCATCAACTTGCAGAGGAGTATTTTCTGTCCGGAGAAACGATTAAAAAGATAGTGTATTCTAAATGA
- a CDS encoding polysaccharide deacetylase family protein, with the protein MKKKIIITIVTLFIITVALFGTYKLMNARGFQLFGDLTNRVETNEKVIALTFDDGPTNNVKQILPLLDTYNAKATFFLIGNELEKNLPLGEAIVQSGHQIGNHTYSHNRMVFKTPSFIKEEIEKTNALIRQTGFTGAIDFRPPNGKKLIGLPYYLNKNNIETITWDLEPDTFYKSAADKIEYINKNVKPGSIILLHSMYDESNESLQTIEGILDSLSKKGYQFVTVNELQKRAK; encoded by the coding sequence ATGAAAAAGAAAATAATCATTACAATCGTTACATTATTCATTATTACTGTAGCATTATTCGGAACATACAAATTGATGAATGCAAGAGGCTTTCAATTATTTGGAGATTTAACAAATCGCGTAGAAACAAATGAAAAGGTGATTGCTTTAACTTTTGATGATGGTCCTACGAACAATGTAAAACAAATATTACCGCTACTAGATACATACAATGCAAAAGCTACTTTCTTTTTAATCGGAAATGAATTAGAGAAAAACCTACCGTTAGGAGAAGCTATCGTACAATCTGGACACCAAATTGGAAACCATACATATTCTCATAACAGAATGGTTTTTAAAACACCTTCTTTTATTAAAGAAGAAATAGAAAAAACGAATGCATTAATCCGCCAAACAGGATTTACAGGCGCAATTGATTTTAGACCACCTAACGGGAAAAAGCTAATTGGTCTGCCCTATTATTTAAATAAAAACAATATCGAAACAATCACATGGGACCTTGAACCTGATACTTTTTATAAATCTGCTGCTGATAAAATTGAATATATTAATAAAAATGTAAAACCAGGTTCTATCATTTTACTGCACTCTATGTATGATGAGTCTAATGAAAGTTTACAAACCATTGAAGGTATTTTAGACTCTTTATCTAAGAAGGGCTATCAGTTCGTAACAGTAAACGAACTACAAAAAAGAGCAAAATAA
- a CDS encoding putative polysaccharide biosynthesis protein, which produces MSTSKVLKGTALLSGATMISRILGFIYFFPFQLLVGTQGVALYGYAYSWYGILLSFSTAGIPIAVSKFVAKHNALGDYSTSKKLYNSSVKLMLFMGFLGFLTLFIGAPYISQFIIRSKTPDPQFIADVTLTMRALSFALIIVPAMSVTRGYFQGFQHMKPSAVSQVVEQIARVVFILVGSFIVSKLLGGSVASSVAFATFGAVIGALASVSILMMYWKKYNRLKPPEGELKSRASNIPLKNIYIELLRYAIPIVFVGIAIPLYTLVDQYTVADVLRAMGEPLETANAVFAYITNYAQKLIMIPASLATGFSLTIIPAITKSYTSGKLEELQEQISKIFQVLLFFTIPAAFGLASIAYDAFRMVYVNPEIALGGSQYLISFAPSAILSAIFTVSAAILQGIDYQRKTMIAFSAGILVKVLVNTPLLHLFGGHGAVLGTILGYLVSNIIMLYCIVKFAKFKIGETAKTVFLITIYSAAMSAVVMALKAILTWLIPGQSYIESLLVVVICGAAGGLVYLLFVLTSGLASHILGNKIQRLPVLGKLVK; this is translated from the coding sequence TTGTCTACTTCAAAAGTTTTAAAAGGTACTGCTTTATTAAGCGGCGCGACAATGATTTCACGTATTTTAGGTTTTATATACTTCTTCCCTTTTCAATTATTAGTCGGGACGCAAGGGGTCGCTTTATATGGATATGCATACTCTTGGTACGGTATTTTATTAAGCTTCTCAACAGCCGGTATTCCTATTGCCGTTTCTAAATTTGTTGCAAAGCATAATGCGCTTGGTGATTATAGTACAAGCAAAAAATTATACAACTCTAGCGTAAAATTAATGTTGTTTATGGGCTTTTTAGGGTTTTTAACTTTATTTATTGGAGCACCATACATATCACAATTTATTATTCGCTCGAAAACACCGGATCCGCAATTTATCGCTGATGTAACACTTACGATGCGAGCATTAAGTTTCGCACTTATTATTGTACCAGCTATGAGTGTTACACGTGGTTATTTCCAAGGATTTCAACATATGAAACCAAGTGCTGTTTCTCAAGTCGTAGAACAAATTGCACGCGTAGTTTTCATTTTAGTTGGTAGTTTTATCGTCTCAAAACTATTAGGAGGTTCAGTCGCCTCTTCTGTTGCATTTGCTACGTTTGGCGCTGTTATTGGAGCACTTGCCAGCGTTTCAATTTTAATGATGTACTGGAAAAAATATAATAGATTAAAGCCTCCCGAAGGAGAATTAAAATCAAGAGCATCGAATATACCATTAAAAAATATTTATATAGAATTACTTCGATATGCAATCCCAATTGTATTTGTTGGCATTGCAATTCCGCTCTATACGTTAGTAGATCAATATACTGTAGCTGATGTCCTTAGAGCTATGGGAGAGCCGTTAGAAACAGCGAATGCAGTGTTCGCTTATATAACGAACTATGCCCAAAAGTTAATTATGATTCCAGCTTCACTTGCAACTGGATTCTCCTTAACGATTATTCCGGCTATAACGAAATCTTATACGAGCGGGAAACTAGAAGAGTTACAAGAACAAATTTCAAAGATATTTCAAGTATTGTTATTCTTCACTATCCCAGCTGCATTCGGTCTTGCTAGCATCGCTTACGATGCATTCCGTATGGTTTATGTAAATCCTGAAATCGCACTTGGTGGATCACAATATTTAATTTCATTTGCACCTTCTGCAATATTAAGTGCTATTTTCACAGTTTCAGCAGCAATTTTACAAGGAATTGATTATCAAAGAAAAACGATGATTGCATTCTCAGCTGGGATTCTCGTTAAAGTTTTAGTAAACACACCGCTCTTACATTTATTCGGCGGACACGGTGCTGTACTTGGAACCATCCTTGGATACCTCGTTTCAAATATTATTATGTTGTACTGCATCGTTAAATTTGCGAAATTCAAAATTGGTGAAACAGCAAAAACAGTATTTCTTATTACAATTTACTCAGCAGCAATGTCTGCTGTTGTGATGGCATTAAAAGCAATTTTAACATGGTTAATTCCTGGACAATCATATATCGAATCACTTCTCGTTGTCGTTATATGTGGCGCTGCAGGAGGACTTGTTTACCTTTTATTCGTATTAACAAGTGGACTTGCTTCACATATTCTCGGTAATAAGATTCAACGATTGCCCGTACTAGGTAAATTAGTCAAATAA
- a CDS encoding DUF421 domain-containing protein: MNHIGQITIELLIGFFVLLIATKILGKTQISQLTPFDFISAIVLGELVGNTIYDPEIKVWSILYAVLVWVVLIYSIEVITQRFRGTRSFFEGSPSIIIRNGYIDREQLSSNHLDINQLQQMLRQQKDIFSIREVEYMILEPNGNISVLKKSKYESPTINDLSLKHKPVYLPISLISDGKVVKDNLREAGFDEGWLYKQIKQKGITKFEDVLYAEWKTDDGFFCQEMKR; this comes from the coding sequence ATGAATCATATTGGACAAATAACGATAGAGCTTTTAATTGGTTTCTTTGTTCTATTGATTGCTACTAAAATATTAGGGAAGACACAAATATCTCAGTTAACGCCCTTTGATTTTATTTCTGCCATTGTTCTCGGAGAATTAGTCGGAAATACTATATATGATCCGGAAATAAAAGTATGGTCTATTTTATATGCAGTACTTGTATGGGTAGTGTTAATCTATTCAATAGAAGTGATAACACAAAGATTTAGAGGGACGAGAAGTTTTTTTGAAGGCTCCCCTTCAATCATTATCCGTAATGGATATATTGATCGGGAACAATTAAGTTCAAATCATTTGGATATTAATCAACTACAACAAATGCTTAGGCAACAAAAAGACATATTTTCAATCAGAGAAGTTGAATATATGATTTTGGAACCTAATGGGAACATAAGCGTTCTAAAGAAAAGTAAATACGAATCACCCACTATAAATGATTTAAGTTTAAAACATAAGCCTGTATACTTACCGATTTCATTAATTAGTGATGGGAAAGTAGTGAAAGATAATTTGAGAGAAGCTGGCTTTGATGAAGGGTGGCTTTATAAACAAATAAAGCAAAAAGGGATTACTAAATTTGAAGACGTGTTATATGCAGAATGGAAAACAGACGATGGTTTCTTTTGTCAGGAAATGAAGCGCTAG
- a CDS encoding FusB/FusC family EF-G-binding protein, translating to MEAFIRSDQYNFIKSQAYILANGHATANDRGVIQALKSLAIEKIIHVFENLTDEQKELIDTVLTVQNREDAESFLMKINPYVIPFQEVTAQTLKKLFPKAKKLKLPDMEEIDMKELSYLSWIDKGSSRKFIIAKNDKNKFVGLQGTFQSLNKKSICSLCHGHEEVGMFLVEIKGDVPGTFVKKGNYICKDGVACNQNMKSLDKLNDFIERLKK from the coding sequence ATGGAAGCTTTTATTAGAAGTGATCAATATAATTTTATAAAATCACAAGCTTATATTTTAGCAAATGGGCACGCAACGGCAAATGATAGAGGTGTAATTCAAGCGTTAAAATCGCTTGCGATTGAAAAGATAATACATGTATTTGAGAATTTAACGGATGAGCAGAAAGAGTTAATTGATACAGTATTAACAGTTCAAAATAGAGAAGATGCAGAATCGTTTTTAATGAAAATAAATCCGTATGTCATTCCGTTTCAGGAAGTTACAGCGCAAACATTAAAAAAACTATTTCCTAAAGCGAAAAAGTTAAAACTGCCTGATATGGAAGAAATAGATATGAAAGAATTATCTTATTTAAGCTGGATTGATAAAGGGTCAAGCAGGAAATTTATTATAGCAAAAAATGATAAAAATAAGTTTGTTGGTCTGCAAGGAACGTTTCAAAGTTTAAATAAAAAGAGCATTTGTTCATTATGTCATGGACATGAAGAAGTTGGGATGTTTTTAGTTGAAATTAAAGGTGATGTACCGGGAACTTTTGTGAAAAAGGGAAACTACATTTGCAAAGATGGTGTAGCTTGTAATCAGAATATGAAATCACTTGATAAATTGAACGATTTTATTGAACGATTGAAGAAGTAA